A genomic region of Runella rosea contains the following coding sequences:
- a CDS encoding GMC oxidoreductase yields MYLNIDAQKEMTYDAIVIGSGVSGGWAAKELTEKGLRVLMLEKGHKLEHVTGYENAMKDPWQSNYNGRLTEAQKESHPKLSRDYPYNEMSEKYWMNDSDSLYKEVKRFDWYRPNIVGGKSIMWGRQSYRLSDIDFEANLKDGIAVDWPIRYKDVAPWYSYVEKIAGISGEKLGLPQLPDSEFLPPMDMYCVEKEVRKRIEKEFPGRNMTIGRVANLSKPTQLQINNGRAACQYRNKCALGCPFGAYFSTQSCTLPPAVKTGLLTLRPESVVTNLIYDENKKKATGVRVIDAVTMEERIFNAGIIFVCGSALGTTAILLNSTSNRFPTGFGNDSGELGHNLMDHHFRTGASGTWEGDADKYYFGRRANGIYVPRYRNIGNDKRDYLRGFGYQGGGSRASWQRNVAELSFGADFKEELTKPGPWSMGLGGFGETLPYHENKMYLDPKEKDKWGMPLVVFDAELKENEKKMRVDMANDAAEMLEKAGVKNVKSYDRGSWLGMAIHEMGTARMGRDPKTSVLNGNNQVHACKNVFVTDGACMTSASCVNPSLTYMALTARAADFAVKEKKKGNI; encoded by the coding sequence ATGTACCTAAATATAGATGCACAAAAAGAAATGACCTACGATGCCATTGTAATCGGCTCGGGGGTGAGCGGTGGCTGGGCAGCCAAAGAGTTGACAGAGAAAGGATTGCGTGTGTTGATGCTCGAAAAAGGGCATAAACTGGAGCACGTAACAGGCTATGAAAATGCCATGAAAGACCCATGGCAATCAAATTACAACGGTCGGTTGACCGAGGCTCAGAAAGAATCTCATCCAAAATTGAGTCGCGATTACCCCTACAATGAGATGTCGGAAAAATACTGGATGAACGATTCTGATTCTTTGTATAAAGAAGTGAAGCGATTTGACTGGTATCGCCCCAATATCGTCGGTGGAAAGTCTATTATGTGGGGGCGCCAATCGTATCGCTTGAGCGACATTGACTTTGAAGCTAACCTCAAGGACGGCATCGCTGTTGATTGGCCGATTCGCTACAAAGATGTAGCGCCTTGGTATAGCTACGTGGAGAAAATTGCGGGGATTTCAGGCGAAAAATTAGGCTTGCCTCAATTGCCCGACAGTGAGTTTTTGCCGCCAATGGATATGTATTGCGTAGAAAAAGAAGTTCGCAAACGTATTGAGAAGGAATTCCCAGGTCGTAATATGACGATTGGTAGGGTAGCCAACCTTTCCAAACCGACTCAACTCCAAATAAACAACGGTCGGGCGGCTTGTCAATATCGTAACAAATGTGCCTTGGGATGTCCGTTTGGGGCGTATTTTAGCACGCAATCGTGTACTTTGCCACCTGCCGTAAAAACAGGCTTATTAACCCTTCGTCCTGAGTCAGTGGTTACAAATCTGATTTACGACGAAAACAAAAAGAAAGCCACTGGTGTGCGTGTAATTGATGCCGTGACGATGGAAGAGCGTATTTTCAACGCAGGAATCATTTTTGTGTGCGGCTCGGCTTTGGGAACCACGGCGATATTGCTCAACTCTACTTCTAATCGCTTCCCGACTGGTTTTGGAAATGACAGCGGTGAATTGGGACACAACCTCATGGATCACCACTTCCGTACGGGAGCAAGCGGAACTTGGGAGGGAGATGCCGACAAATACTATTTCGGGCGCCGTGCCAATGGTATCTACGTGCCACGTTATCGTAACATCGGAAATGATAAGCGCGATTATTTGCGTGGTTTTGGCTATCAAGGCGGTGGAAGCCGTGCAAGTTGGCAGCGAAATGTAGCCGAATTGAGTTTCGGGGCCGATTTCAAAGAAGAACTGACCAAACCGGGGCCGTGGTCGATGGGCTTGGGTGGTTTTGGTGAAACGCTTCCTTACCACGAAAATAAAATGTACCTCGACCCCAAAGAAAAAGATAAATGGGGGATGCCTTTGGTGGTATTTGACGCCGAATTGAAGGAAAACGAGAAAAAAATGCGGGTTGATATGGCGAATGATGCCGCAGAGATGTTGGAAAAAGCAGGAGTAAAAAATGTAAAATCTTATGACCGTGGTTCATGGTTGGGTATGGCGATTCACGAAATGGGCACGGCACGCATGGGCCGCGACCCCAAGACTTCGGTCTTGAATGGCAATAACCAAGTACACGCCTGCAAAAACGTATTCGTGACAGACGGTGCCTGTATGACTTCCGCATCTTGCGTGAACCCATCGCTTACTTATATGGCTTTGACCGCTCGGGCGGCCGATTTTGCCGTGAAAGAGAAAAAGAAAGGGAATATCTAA
- a CDS encoding PQQ-dependent sugar dehydrogenase — translation MSSFKHKATTVLILVAAVGIASLVLLMYQLNEKKYVKNLIPGATNILENAFPNLSFNEPVEFTHAGDSTNRVFVVEQSGRIKVFNNNVATKSSEVYLDIRDRVSDGGEMGLLGLAFDPNFTKNGYFYVNYTQRKPLQTIIARYQATSYKDIKVDASTEVILLKFTQPYDNHNGGKMAFGPDGFLYISTGDGGAWGDQHNYAQNRQSLLGKILRIDVGKMDKGNYGIPTDNPYAANTLGYREEIYAYGLRNPWRFSFDAQTGQLWAGDVGQNEFEEIDIITKGGNYGWRLKEGNRCYNPRKDCDPADSLINPIHQYPRSDGTSVTGGVVYRGKRLPALRGKYLFADYSNGNIWTLTFKENTKTSHELLTANGGSVSAFGEDANHEIYVLDHYKGQIKRFVSSK, via the coding sequence ATGTCTTCATTCAAACATAAAGCAACAACCGTACTTATTTTAGTAGCAGCCGTAGGAATAGCCTCTTTGGTGTTGTTGATGTACCAGCTTAACGAAAAAAAATACGTCAAAAACTTAATTCCGGGCGCCACCAATATTCTTGAAAACGCTTTTCCGAATTTATCATTTAATGAGCCCGTAGAATTTACCCACGCTGGCGACAGTACCAATCGGGTGTTTGTGGTGGAACAGTCTGGCAGAATCAAGGTATTTAACAACAATGTCGCCACGAAATCATCGGAGGTTTACCTCGACATTCGTGACCGTGTAAGCGACGGCGGAGAAATGGGATTGCTAGGTCTTGCTTTTGACCCCAATTTTACCAAAAACGGCTATTTTTACGTCAATTATACCCAACGCAAACCCCTCCAAACCATCATTGCCCGTTACCAAGCAACCTCCTATAAAGACATAAAAGTAGATGCCTCTACCGAAGTAATTCTGTTGAAATTCACCCAACCCTACGACAATCATAACGGCGGAAAAATGGCCTTTGGGCCCGACGGATTTCTTTATATTTCTACGGGAGACGGGGGCGCTTGGGGCGATCAGCACAATTATGCCCAAAATCGACAATCACTGCTCGGAAAAATCCTCCGTATCGACGTGGGCAAAATGGATAAAGGGAACTATGGCATCCCTACCGACAATCCCTATGCCGCCAATACACTGGGGTATCGGGAAGAAATCTACGCGTACGGGCTACGGAACCCGTGGAGGTTCAGTTTTGACGCCCAAACTGGCCAACTGTGGGCGGGCGATGTAGGACAAAATGAATTTGAAGAAATTGACATAATCACCAAAGGCGGCAATTATGGTTGGCGGTTGAAAGAAGGCAACCGCTGTTACAATCCCCGCAAGGATTGTGACCCCGCAGATAGCCTCATAAACCCGATTCACCAGTATCCTCGCAGCGACGGTACTTCGGTCACCGGAGGGGTTGTATACCGTGGCAAAAGGCTGCCAGCATTGCGTGGCAAATACCTGTTCGCAGACTACAGTAATGGAAATATATGGACATTGACATTCAAAGAAAATACCAAAACCAGTCATGAGTTACTCACCGCCAACGGAGGGTCAGTTTCGGCCTTTGGCGAAGATGCCAACCACGAAATATACGTGCTTGACCATTACAAAGGCCAAATAAAACGTTTTGTATCCTCAAAATAA
- a CDS encoding cold-shock protein: MASSQETFSKKEREKKKLKKKKDKEEKKEERQASAKKGQSLEDMIAYVDENGNISNTPPDPRKKKVVNSEDITLGVAKQIDEPVEIIREGVVSFFNEQKGYGFIRDLKSQESIFVHINELSGPIKENDKVTFEIEIRQKGPSAVAVKKM, encoded by the coding sequence ATGGCTAGTTCACAGGAGACATTTAGTAAAAAAGAAAGAGAGAAGAAAAAATTAAAGAAGAAAAAGGACAAGGAGGAGAAAAAAGAAGAACGGCAGGCAAGTGCCAAGAAGGGTCAATCCCTAGAAGACATGATTGCCTACGTTGACGAGAATGGCAACATTTCCAACACGCCACCAGACCCCCGCAAAAAGAAGGTGGTTAACAGTGAAGATATTACGCTTGGGGTCGCCAAACAGATTGACGAGCCTGTAGAGATTATCAGAGAGGGAGTTGTGAGTTTCTTTAACGAGCAAAAAGGCTATGGTTTCATCCGAGACCTTAAGTCTCAGGAAAGCATCTTTGTACACATCAATGAACTGAGCGGTCCAATCAAAGAAAACGATAAAGTTACTTTCGAAATAGAAATACGCCAAAAAGGTCCAAGTGCCGTTGCGGTAAAAAAAATGTAG
- a CDS encoding efflux RND transporter periplasmic adaptor subunit, whose protein sequence is MKTIVFSGLAALVVSVTLTGCSSSETAEKKTKKSPTDRPKFQIGKAVPQKVGQTFRLPGEFKAFQEVNIYPKADGFVEQVLVDRGSFVKKGQILMVLDSPESEERLAVARSNALKANALLVASREHYRRLKASSRVAGSVSALDLETANARMMADSASMLGEEANFRALTKIKSYLTVRAPFDGVITERNVHPGALVGSGAKMERPMMVLQQQNHLRLVLDIPENYSITLKHGKTVLFTVGALPGQVFKGKITRRSGNMNEQFRSETVEIDIANNAGKFKPGMFAEVILDSEGTTGALAVPLTSVVASTERQYVIRVIDGRAQYVDVRRGQQSGDLTEVFGNLRANDQIVINAREDLKEGTEIQ, encoded by the coding sequence ATGAAAACAATCGTATTCAGCGGTCTTGCCGCGCTGGTCGTTTCGGTCACCCTGACGGGCTGTTCGTCTTCAGAGACGGCTGAAAAGAAGACCAAAAAATCACCGACCGACCGACCCAAATTCCAAATTGGAAAAGCCGTTCCGCAAAAAGTGGGGCAGACATTTCGACTTCCGGGCGAATTTAAGGCTTTTCAGGAGGTAAATATTTATCCCAAGGCCGACGGATTTGTGGAGCAGGTGTTGGTTGACCGGGGTTCTTTTGTGAAAAAAGGCCAAATACTCATGGTCTTGGATTCGCCAGAATCTGAAGAGAGGTTGGCAGTAGCTCGTTCTAATGCTCTGAAAGCCAATGCACTACTGGTGGCTAGTCGGGAGCATTACCGTCGCTTGAAGGCGAGTAGCAGAGTGGCGGGCTCGGTCTCGGCGCTTGATTTGGAAACCGCCAACGCTCGTATGATGGCCGACAGCGCGTCGATGCTGGGTGAGGAGGCCAACTTTAGGGCGCTTACCAAAATCAAATCCTACTTGACAGTACGCGCGCCGTTTGATGGCGTTATTACTGAGCGAAATGTCCATCCGGGCGCGCTGGTCGGGTCGGGCGCTAAAATGGAGCGTCCGATGATGGTGTTACAACAACAAAATCACCTTCGGCTCGTGCTGGATATACCAGAAAATTACAGCATAACGCTTAAACATGGAAAAACGGTTTTGTTTACGGTTGGTGCGTTGCCTGGTCAGGTATTTAAGGGAAAAATTACGCGTCGTTCAGGAAACATGAATGAGCAATTTCGCTCCGAAACCGTTGAAATAGACATTGCAAATAACGCTGGAAAATTTAAGCCGGGCATGTTTGCCGAAGTAATTCTGGACTCAGAAGGCACCACTGGTGCGTTGGCGGTGCCGCTTACGTCGGTGGTAGCTTCTACGGAGCGTCAGTACGTGATTCGGGTGATTGACGGCCGGGCGCAGTACGTCGATGTGCGGCGCGGTCAGCAATCGGGGGATTTGACGGAAGTGTTCGGCAATTTGCGGGCCAATGACCAAATCGTCATCAATGCCCGCGAAGACCTGAAAGAAGGAACGGAAATACAATAG
- a CDS encoding OmpA family protein yields MKKLILLSWIYLSSHSIFAQTPEFKTYSKFDFVAGEKVVAFENFDQDQIGDFPAKWNTNGSGEVVLIEGTPRRWLKINSNTAAFPTFVNDLPENFTLEFNLAANPELNYAARFIAIIFTPNTEPKKLFTANFPSRVRASFTPLKGGRGKTSVDMYGADSKAIAHNEITTDKFCLPQKSTVKVSVWRQKTRLRIYLDEEKVWDLPTAFDASVNYKKVVFSTSNLTSNMAFYISDIRLAVGAPDTRSKLITDGKFTTTGILFDSNSDKIKPESYGILKQIAQVLQENPTLKIRIIGHTDSDGEDTNNLDLSKRRAASVKANLSSEFNIESPRLQTDGKGETQPIAPNTTPEGKANNRRVEFIKL; encoded by the coding sequence ATGAAAAAGCTAATTCTTTTGAGTTGGATTTATCTATCGAGTCATTCTATTTTTGCCCAAACACCTGAATTCAAAACATATAGCAAATTTGATTTTGTGGCAGGAGAAAAAGTGGTGGCATTTGAGAATTTTGACCAAGACCAAATCGGCGATTTTCCTGCCAAATGGAATACCAATGGTAGCGGTGAAGTTGTGCTTATTGAAGGAACACCCAGACGATGGCTAAAAATCAACAGCAACACGGCCGCTTTTCCAACATTTGTCAATGACCTGCCAGAAAACTTCACTTTGGAGTTTAACTTAGCGGCTAATCCTGAATTAAATTACGCAGCACGTTTTATTGCTATCATTTTTACGCCAAATACCGAACCCAAAAAACTGTTTACTGCCAATTTCCCATCAAGGGTCAGGGCATCTTTTACCCCACTAAAAGGAGGAAGAGGAAAAACGTCAGTAGATATGTATGGCGCTGACTCAAAGGCCATTGCCCATAATGAAATCACCACTGACAAGTTTTGTTTGCCGCAAAAATCCACGGTAAAAGTATCTGTTTGGCGACAAAAAACACGTCTGAGAATCTACTTAGACGAAGAAAAAGTATGGGATCTACCCACCGCGTTTGATGCTTCGGTCAATTATAAAAAAGTGGTGTTCAGCACAAGTAACTTAACGTCTAACATGGCATTTTACATCTCTGACATTCGGCTAGCGGTAGGCGCACCTGACACCCGCAGCAAACTCATTACCGATGGGAAATTTACCACAACTGGTATTCTGTTTGACAGCAATTCGGATAAAATCAAGCCAGAATCTTATGGCATCCTCAAACAAATAGCGCAGGTCTTGCAGGAAAACCCAACCCTGAAAATACGCATCATCGGCCACACCGACTCCGACGGGGAAGATACCAACAACCTTGATCTTTCTAAACGCCGCGCCGCTTCTGTCAAAGCAAATTTAAGCAGTGAATTCAACATTGAATCACCTCGCCTCCAAACTGACGGCAAAGGAGAAACCCAACCTATAGCCCCCAATACTACGCCAGAAGGCAAAGCAAACAACCGAAGAGTTGAGTTTATCAAACTATAA
- a CDS encoding PVC-type heme-binding CxxCH protein, translating to MHILRLLLPLCTALFLAFQHAIAQQSKPQLPQDTTRFDRDYALEASMVGYFSPDGARNPTLRANKGDRVRIKITNAELMTHDIALEKMGIKSKTILEKGMSTTLTFTATQNDVYYCSVPGHRAAGMVGNFEVVEGIISTATIQGQLPKKEGQPLNLNFETGTLKDWTATGTAFANPLISLDPSPMHEKDMRIGFEGTHFLSSGGTTNAKLTGTLTSTPFKVTQPFAAFRVSGGALEDTRVELRLAGTDQIIFNITGQGRATLQPVVVDLQGYLDKEIYIKIIDNETGISQIPYIPHDKWAHINFDEFLFYPTRPEFPNELKQKDIIILPPLDPVLNAGLSGIEAAKAMTLPKGFKITLAAAEPDVIRPISFTIDSRSRLWVVEGHTYPVPAPEGQGKDRILILEDTNGDGTLDSRKVFMEGLNLVSGIEIGMGGVWLGAAPYLLYIPIDAKNDKPAGPPQKLLDGWGTQDTHETLNSLRWGPDGWLYGTHGVFTHSNVGKPSAPDTERTKINAGVWRYHPTKHQFEVFAEGTSNPWGIDFNDYGHPFITACVIPHMYHIIQNARYQRQAGKHFNPYTYDDIKTAADHVHWVGERGPHAGNFRSAAKGGGHAHAGAMVYLGGSWPEEYRNEIFMNNINGARLNRDHPQRNGSGYVVRHQDDFLAMNDTWSQWLNFKYDASGSVFAIDWYDKNQCHSPNPDVHNKTMGRIFKITHQNDKWVQVNLAKASDMELVNYQLNANEWYVRQARTLLQERGPNKKVHKALKKILTENPDATRKLRALWALHVTQGLTEKDLIELLSHENEYVRSWAIQLVTEDKSVSPETLKRFAELAKNDPSAQVRLYLTSAMMRLEPSQRWDVVEALAQKAEDKEDHNLPLMLWYAAEPLAVIDAKRALQMAETSKFPKLLPYMIQRVTAIGTEESKKLLKDLKDRLGKVHSHENHESEMLIDKALGK from the coding sequence ATGCACATTTTACGTCTGCTTCTACCTTTATGCACCGCCTTATTTTTGGCATTTCAACACGCCATTGCTCAGCAATCCAAACCCCAATTGCCTCAAGATACCACACGCTTTGACCGCGATTATGCGCTAGAGGCCTCAATGGTTGGGTATTTTAGCCCTGATGGGGCGCGAAACCCTACCCTGCGAGCCAATAAAGGCGACCGGGTTCGGATAAAAATCACCAATGCTGAATTGATGACCCACGACATTGCCTTAGAAAAAATGGGCATAAAAAGTAAGACCATTCTGGAAAAAGGAATGAGTACCACCCTTACTTTCACCGCCACTCAAAATGACGTTTATTATTGCTCCGTACCCGGCCACCGGGCTGCTGGGATGGTTGGAAACTTTGAAGTGGTGGAAGGTATTATTTCTACCGCGACTATTCAAGGACAGTTGCCAAAAAAGGAAGGGCAGCCGTTAAACCTTAATTTTGAAACAGGTACATTAAAAGATTGGACTGCCACTGGAACTGCCTTTGCCAACCCTTTGATTTCCCTAGACCCCTCTCCTATGCACGAAAAAGATATGCGTATTGGCTTTGAGGGGACGCATTTTTTGAGCAGCGGAGGTACAACCAACGCAAAATTGACTGGAACATTAACCTCTACTCCTTTTAAAGTCACTCAACCTTTTGCTGCTTTCCGGGTTTCAGGGGGAGCATTAGAGGACACCCGCGTCGAATTACGTTTGGCTGGCACCGATCAGATCATCTTTAATATCACAGGGCAGGGGCGCGCCACCCTGCAACCAGTCGTGGTCGACCTTCAGGGATACTTAGACAAAGAGATTTACATTAAGATTATTGACAATGAAACGGGTATTTCCCAAATTCCGTATATTCCGCACGATAAGTGGGCACACATCAACTTTGATGAATTTCTATTTTACCCCACCCGTCCAGAATTTCCTAACGAGCTGAAACAGAAAGACATCATTATTCTACCCCCGTTAGATCCTGTCCTGAATGCGGGGCTGTCGGGCATCGAAGCGGCCAAAGCCATGACACTACCCAAAGGTTTTAAAATAACCTTGGCCGCTGCCGAGCCAGACGTAATTCGTCCCATTAGTTTTACGATAGATTCACGGAGCCGCCTTTGGGTGGTGGAAGGCCACACTTACCCCGTTCCTGCTCCCGAAGGACAAGGTAAAGACCGCATTTTGATTTTGGAGGATACCAACGGCGACGGCACCCTCGACAGCCGAAAAGTATTCATGGAAGGCCTAAATCTGGTCAGTGGCATTGAGATCGGCATGGGTGGCGTATGGCTCGGTGCGGCTCCTTATCTTTTATATATCCCGATAGACGCCAAAAATGACAAACCCGCTGGGCCACCCCAAAAACTGTTGGATGGGTGGGGAACGCAAGACACCCACGAAACCCTGAACAGCTTGCGGTGGGGCCCTGATGGTTGGCTATACGGAACGCACGGTGTATTTACCCATTCCAACGTCGGAAAACCCAGCGCGCCCGATACTGAACGTACCAAAATCAACGCTGGTGTGTGGCGCTACCATCCTACTAAGCACCAATTTGAGGTATTTGCCGAAGGCACGAGCAATCCTTGGGGCATTGATTTTAACGATTACGGGCATCCTTTCATTACGGCCTGCGTGATTCCGCACATGTACCATATCATCCAAAATGCCCGCTATCAGCGGCAAGCGGGAAAACATTTCAACCCCTACACCTACGACGACATCAAAACCGCCGCTGACCACGTACACTGGGTCGGTGAGCGCGGTCCCCACGCTGGCAATTTTCGTTCGGCAGCCAAAGGCGGTGGTCATGCCCACGCGGGAGCCATGGTATATCTAGGCGGTTCATGGCCCGAAGAGTACCGAAATGAGATTTTTATGAACAACATCAACGGTGCCAGACTAAACAGAGACCATCCCCAACGGAACGGTTCGGGGTACGTGGTTAGACACCAGGATGATTTTTTGGCCATGAATGACACTTGGTCGCAGTGGCTCAACTTCAAATACGACGCCAGCGGGTCGGTTTTTGCCATCGACTGGTACGATAAAAACCAATGCCATAGCCCCAATCCCGATGTTCATAACAAAACCATGGGTCGAATTTTTAAAATTACCCACCAAAATGACAAATGGGTACAAGTAAACTTGGCCAAAGCCTCAGATATGGAATTGGTCAACTACCAACTAAACGCCAACGAATGGTACGTACGGCAGGCTCGCACGCTACTGCAGGAGCGCGGACCCAACAAGAAAGTCCACAAAGCCCTCAAAAAGATACTCACCGAAAATCCTGATGCCACCCGAAAACTACGCGCACTATGGGCACTCCACGTCACCCAAGGACTGACAGAAAAGGATTTAATTGAGTTACTTTCCCACGAAAACGAATACGTCAGAAGCTGGGCCATCCAGTTAGTGACCGAAGACAAAAGCGTGAGCCCTGAAACCCTAAAACGCTTTGCAGAATTGGCAAAAAATGACCCTTCCGCCCAAGTAAGACTATATTTGACCTCGGCCATGATGCGGCTCGAACCGTCGCAACGATGGGACGTGGTTGAAGCCCTAGCACAAAAAGCCGAAGATAAAGAGGATCATAATCTGCCGTTGATGCTATGGTACGCGGCCGAACCTCTGGCAGTCATAGACGCAAAACGCGCACTGCAAATGGCAGAAACTTCCAAGTTTCCTAAGCTGCTACCTTACATGATTCAGCGCGTAACGGCGATTGGAACAGAAGAGTCTAAAAAGCTACTCAAAGACCTGAAAGACCGTTTGGGGAAAGTGCATTCGCACGAAAATCACGAAAGTGAGATGCTGATTGATAAAGCATTAGGAAAATAA
- a CDS encoding DUF6252 family protein: MISSSWGGTSETDMVSTPNGTITMKVNGVSWSGAASARFIENENMVINGINTTAANQESIGLVIGKVTQVGTYKVKGRTGNAMLYSQKAVIHSGWEDGEVTVTSITTTGGKRVPSGTFLYLYQQ; this comes from the coding sequence TTGATCTCTTCCTCCTGGGGTGGCACCTCCGAAACCGATATGGTTTCTACCCCAAATGGCACAATCACCATGAAAGTAAATGGCGTGAGTTGGTCGGGAGCTGCGTCAGCCCGATTTATTGAGAATGAAAATATGGTCATCAATGGTATCAACACTACCGCTGCCAATCAGGAATCCATTGGCTTAGTGATTGGAAAAGTGACGCAGGTAGGTACTTACAAAGTCAAAGGCCGAACTGGCAATGCCATGTTATATTCGCAAAAAGCGGTCATTCATTCAGGTTGGGAAGATGGCGAAGTCACCGTTACTTCCATCACAACCACTGGAGGCAAGCGAGTCCCAAGCGGAACTTTTTTGTACTTATATCAACAATAG
- a CDS encoding gluconate 2-dehydrogenase subunit 3 family protein — MNRRDAIQHVAILLGSVISAPTMAGVMGQKLNVGESLPVSAEQEAFLSELADVIIPTTTTPGAKAAGVEKFIVRVMRDCYPKADQEKFYSGLTQLNTDSRSAFGKSFVELDSKQKIDAVKALTTSNKPFFMRMKELTVTGYFTSEIGATKALEYLPIPGRFEGCVPLKPGQKAWAL, encoded by the coding sequence ATGAACCGTAGAGATGCTATTCAGCACGTTGCTATCCTTCTGGGAAGCGTGATCTCCGCTCCGACAATGGCAGGAGTAATGGGGCAAAAATTGAATGTAGGGGAAAGCCTTCCCGTGAGTGCCGAACAAGAGGCATTTTTGTCCGAATTAGCAGACGTAATTATTCCCACTACCACTACACCTGGTGCGAAAGCCGCTGGCGTTGAGAAATTTATTGTGCGGGTGATGCGCGATTGCTACCCCAAAGCTGACCAAGAAAAATTCTACTCAGGTCTTACCCAACTCAATACCGATAGCCGCTCGGCTTTTGGAAAGAGTTTTGTTGAACTGGACTCAAAACAAAAGATTGACGCGGTGAAAGCGTTGACTACTAGCAACAAACCGTTCTTTATGCGAATGAAAGAATTGACGGTGACTGGCTATTTTACGTCCGAAATCGGGGCGACTAAGGCCCTAGAATACCTGCCGATTCCCGGACGTTTTGAAGGGTGTGTTCCTTTGAAACCCGGTCAGAAAGCCTGGGCGTTGTAA
- a CDS encoding FG-GAP repeat domain-containing protein, producing MKTKHLILVLSALICGVAYSQPVTTTLPSGFKKTKLTGDFISEGVAVADLNKDGKLDIVAGYYWFEAPSWIKHQMAPAETTTAEASASTVGFGMFSRVFNPRKEYSNSFLNMGMDVNLDGWDDVVIIDFPGKPAFWFENPRNKPGVWQKHIIADSVGIANESPGFIDMDGDGRLDILCGDKAKKQIIWLKAPVKRGETEWKRYNLSAENVPGTEIFSHGIGYGDVNKDGLNDVVIREGWFEGTADKTAGNWKFHPTDLGQPCSHMQVVDVDGDGKNDVISASAHALGIWWHQHITDSEGKINFATHVMSTTTAQTHSSIMADLNGDGRKEYITGKRFLAHHGRDPGDADAAYLLWFDLTPGHKPYWTEHVIDNDSGAGLNITVQDMNKDHKPDIIIANKNGVFLFENNLKK from the coding sequence ATGAAGACTAAACATCTGATACTCGTCCTTTCGGCCCTCATTTGCGGGGTTGCATACAGCCAACCTGTAACCACCACGCTCCCTTCAGGCTTCAAGAAAACAAAGCTAACGGGGGATTTTATTTCGGAGGGTGTGGCCGTAGCCGACCTGAACAAAGATGGGAAGCTAGACATCGTTGCGGGTTATTATTGGTTTGAAGCTCCTTCTTGGATAAAACACCAAATGGCTCCCGCAGAAACCACCACCGCCGAAGCCTCGGCTTCGACCGTGGGTTTTGGGATGTTTTCAAGGGTATTTAACCCCCGAAAAGAATACAGCAACTCGTTTTTGAACATGGGAATGGATGTAAACTTGGACGGTTGGGACGATGTTGTCATCATTGATTTTCCAGGAAAACCCGCCTTCTGGTTTGAAAATCCGCGCAATAAACCCGGCGTCTGGCAAAAACACATCATTGCCGATTCGGTTGGTATCGCCAACGAATCGCCAGGTTTTATTGACATGGACGGCGATGGACGCCTTGACATTCTTTGCGGTGATAAAGCTAAAAAACAGATTATCTGGTTGAAAGCCCCCGTGAAACGTGGTGAAACGGAGTGGAAACGCTACAACCTAAGCGCCGAAAATGTGCCAGGTACTGAGATTTTTTCGCACGGAATTGGGTATGGCGACGTGAACAAAGACGGTTTAAACGATGTGGTCATTCGCGAAGGTTGGTTTGAAGGAACCGCCGACAAAACCGCTGGCAACTGGAAATTCCATCCTACCGATTTAGGACAGCCCTGCTCGCACATGCAGGTTGTAGATGTAGACGGTGATGGCAAAAACGATGTTATCAGCGCCTCAGCCCACGCGTTGGGCATTTGGTGGCACCAACATATTACAGACAGCGAAGGCAAAATCAACTTCGCCACCCACGTCATGAGCACCACCACCGCCCAAACCCACTCGTCAATTATGGCAGATTTGAACGGTGATGGCCGCAAGGAATACATCACTGGCAAGCGGTTTTTGGCCCACCACGGCCGCGACCCAGGCGACGCAGATGCCGCCTATCTGCTGTGGTTTGACCTAACGCCAGGACATAAGCCCTACTGGACGGAGCACGTCATCGACAATGATTCAGGGGCAGGCTTAAACATCACAGTACAGGACATGAACAAAGACCACAAACCTGACATCATCATTGCCAATAAAAACGGCGTATTTCTGTTTGAAAATAACTTAAAAAAATAA